One genomic window of Aquisalimonas sp. 2447 includes the following:
- a CDS encoding DUF488 domain-containing protein has protein sequence MEIRVRRIHDPPEPGDGMRVLVDRLWPRGIRKADAALDVWLPELAPSTELRKWYGHEPQRWPLFRQRYRGELAERPAALDNLLVRAGDGPLTLLFAARDRERNNAVVLARVLQERLQVQSGENSSPTCYAAGFPRYNGFE, from the coding sequence ATGGAGATCCGTGTCCGACGCATTCACGATCCGCCGGAACCGGGTGATGGCATGCGTGTCCTGGTGGATCGCCTCTGGCCCCGCGGCATCCGCAAGGCAGACGCTGCGCTGGATGTCTGGTTACCCGAGCTGGCGCCATCCACGGAACTGCGCAAGTGGTACGGGCACGAGCCGCAGCGCTGGCCGCTGTTCCGGCAGCGTTATCGCGGCGAACTCGCGGAGCGGCCAGCCGCCCTGGACAACCTCCTGGTCCGCGCCGGTGACGGGCCACTGACGCTTCTGTTCGCAGCCCGGGACCGCGAGCGGAATAATGCCGTGGTGCTGGCCCGGGTGCTGCAGGAGCGGTTGCAGGTGCAGTCCGGAGAGAACTCTTCACCGACCTGCTATGCGGCCGGGTTTCCTCGATACAACGGGTTTGAATGA
- a CDS encoding dodecin family protein: MSAYKIVEIIGTSPKSWEDAANNAIQVARKSIRHMRVAEVREFDLNLNDDGSISEYRVKVDVSFKYED, from the coding sequence ATGAGTGCATACAAGATCGTTGAAATCATCGGCACCAGCCCGAAATCCTGGGAAGACGCAGCCAACAACGCCATACAGGTGGCTCGCAAGTCCATTCGCCACATGCGCGTTGCCGAGGTTCGGGAGTTCGATCTCAACCTCAATGATGACGGCAGTATTTCCGAGTACCGCGTGAAGGTGGACGTCTCCTTCAAGTACGAGGACTGA
- a CDS encoding tRNA-binding protein, with protein MDTITWDQFAAVELRAGTITAADPFPEARQPAYKLQVDFGPDIGTLRSSAQLTDRYRAEALVGRQILAVVNFPAKQIGPMRSECLVTGFYADDGSVVLAVPDQPVHNGARLG; from the coding sequence ATGGACACCATCACCTGGGATCAGTTCGCCGCCGTGGAGTTGCGCGCCGGCACCATAACGGCCGCGGACCCCTTCCCCGAGGCACGGCAGCCCGCATACAAGCTCCAGGTGGACTTCGGGCCAGACATCGGCACACTGCGCTCCAGCGCCCAGCTCACCGACCGCTACAGGGCGGAAGCCCTGGTGGGGCGGCAGATACTGGCGGTGGTCAACTTCCCCGCCAAGCAGATCGGGCCCATGCGCTCCGAGTGCCTGGTCACCGGCTTCTACGCCGACGACGGCAGTGTGGTCCTGGCCGTGCCGGACCAGCCCGTGCACAACGGCGCGCGCCTGGGGTAA
- a CDS encoding S9 family peptidase: MNQVTLPQPPMAARQPVVTEYHGHRREDPYAWLRDPHWREAMRDPQRLSGAIRAHLEAENAYTEAVMAPTEAFRQRLFGELRGRIREDDSSVPAKDGPFFYYSRYREGGQHPILCRRHGSEDAPEEILLDGDEAASGHGYFRLGGAEHSPDHRYLAYAVDLSGAESWTIRLRDLASGNDLDERIADARGDFAWSGDGRTLWYTVLDEEHRPKWIYRHRLGTPSQQDAMIYEEPDDGFFVGVDRTESGRFVLISSHDHVTSEVRAIPADKPDAEPRLLLAREPGVEYEASDHGDSWLVLTNRGAEDFRIVSAPLDAPEPEAWTDVVPHRGGRLIQGMVVYQDYLVRMEIGDALPAIVVRAFATGEEHTVALDEECYDLGVIPGFEFDTATMRFSYSSFGTPARVYDYDMATRGRLLRKEQEIPSGHDPEAYVIRRLYATAPDGEQVPISLFHHRDVTPGPATPLLLYGYGSYGMTDLPGFSPLRLSLVNRGLVYAVAHVRGGKDRGYRWYRNGKLEAKPNTFSDYIACAERLIQAGYTSAGRITAHGGSAGGMLVGAVVNQRPELFHAAVADVPFVDVLNTMLDPTLPLTPPEWPEWGNPIEDETAYRTILSYSPYDNVREQPYPHLLVTAGVSDPRVTYWEPAKWVARLREMKTDNNLLLLRTNMSAGHGGPGGRFDFLEEVAYRYAFILMVYGYEEATAPD; the protein is encoded by the coding sequence ATGAATCAAGTCACCCTGCCGCAACCGCCCATGGCCGCCCGACAACCGGTTGTGACGGAGTACCACGGTCATCGCCGCGAGGATCCCTACGCCTGGCTGCGGGATCCCCACTGGCGGGAGGCTATGCGCGATCCCCAGCGCCTGTCGGGTGCCATCCGTGCCCACCTGGAGGCGGAGAACGCCTACACCGAGGCGGTGATGGCGCCCACGGAGGCCTTCCGGCAGCGATTGTTCGGTGAACTGCGCGGCCGTATCCGCGAGGATGACAGCTCCGTGCCGGCGAAGGACGGACCGTTCTTCTACTACAGTCGCTACCGCGAAGGGGGGCAACACCCGATCCTGTGCCGCCGGCATGGCAGCGAGGACGCCCCGGAAGAGATTCTGCTGGACGGTGATGAGGCCGCGTCCGGCCACGGCTACTTCCGTCTTGGCGGTGCCGAGCATTCCCCCGATCACCGCTACCTGGCATACGCCGTGGATCTGTCCGGCGCGGAAAGCTGGACCATCCGTCTCCGCGACCTGGCGAGCGGTAACGATCTGGACGAACGTATCGCCGATGCCCGCGGTGACTTTGCCTGGTCCGGGGACGGGCGCACCCTCTGGTACACGGTGCTGGACGAGGAGCACCGCCCCAAGTGGATCTATCGGCATCGGCTCGGGACGCCATCGCAACAGGACGCCATGATCTACGAGGAGCCGGACGACGGCTTCTTCGTCGGCGTGGACAGGACCGAGAGCGGTCGTTTCGTGCTCATTTCCAGCCACGACCATGTGACCAGCGAGGTCCGTGCCATTCCCGCGGACAAGCCGGATGCCGAGCCGCGCCTGCTGCTGGCCCGGGAGCCGGGAGTGGAGTATGAAGCCTCGGATCACGGTGACAGCTGGCTCGTGCTCACCAATCGCGGCGCCGAGGACTTCCGGATTGTCAGTGCGCCGCTGGACGCACCGGAGCCGGAGGCCTGGACGGATGTGGTCCCGCATCGCGGGGGTCGACTGATCCAGGGTATGGTGGTCTACCAGGACTACCTGGTCCGCATGGAGATCGGCGATGCACTGCCGGCCATTGTGGTACGGGCGTTCGCCACCGGCGAGGAGCATACGGTGGCGCTGGATGAGGAATGCTACGACCTGGGAGTGATCCCGGGATTCGAGTTCGATACGGCCACCATGCGGTTCAGCTATAGCTCCTTCGGCACGCCGGCCCGGGTGTACGACTACGACATGGCCACCCGCGGCCGCCTGTTGCGCAAGGAGCAGGAAATCCCCAGCGGCCACGACCCGGAGGCCTACGTCATCCGGCGGCTGTACGCCACCGCCCCGGACGGCGAACAGGTCCCGATCTCCCTGTTCCACCATCGCGACGTCACACCGGGGCCGGCGACGCCGTTGCTCCTGTACGGCTACGGCTCCTACGGCATGACCGATCTGCCCGGTTTCTCGCCTCTGCGCCTGAGCCTGGTCAACCGCGGTCTGGTCTATGCCGTGGCCCATGTCCGTGGCGGCAAGGATCGCGGCTACCGCTGGTACCGGAACGGCAAGCTGGAAGCCAAGCCCAATACCTTCAGTGACTACATTGCCTGCGCGGAGCGCCTGATCCAGGCCGGCTATACCAGTGCCGGGCGGATCACGGCGCACGGCGGCAGTGCCGGGGGCATGCTGGTGGGGGCGGTGGTCAACCAGCGCCCGGAACTCTTCCACGCCGCTGTGGCCGACGTGCCCTTCGTGGACGTGCTCAACACCATGCTTGACCCGACGCTGCCCCTGACGCCGCCGGAGTGGCCGGAGTGGGGCAACCCCATCGAGGACGAGACCGCCTACCGTACGATTCTCTCGTATTCACCGTACGACAACGTTCGTGAACAGCCTTACCCGCATCTGCTGGTCACCGCCGGGGTGTCCGATCCACGGGTCACCTACTGGGAACCGGCCAAGTGGGTGGCGCGGCTCCGCGAGATGAAGACGGACAACAACCTGCTGCTCCTGCGCACCAACATGAGTGCGGGGCACGGTGGCCCCGGCGGACGGTTCGACTTCCTCGAGGAAGTGGCCTATCGCTACGCGTTCATCCTCATGGTCTACGGTTACGAGGAGGCGACCGCACCGGACTGA
- a CDS encoding fibronectin type III domain-containing protein: MLVDILSSRSSRTRSGLAAVGVSLSLILGGCIDNGGGFDNPGNGDSAHSYGGASGSGDGEVTLSWERPTSREDGTTFMASEVDHYEIAYGSSSDDYTETFETANTSARINSLPTGESYYFTVRVRDTSGLISEFAPEISATVD; encoded by the coding sequence GTGCTTGTCGACATTCTTTCCAGCAGATCTTCCCGGACTCGTTCCGGGCTTGCCGCGGTGGGCGTGAGCCTGTCGCTCATCCTTGGCGGTTGCATCGACAACGGCGGAGGCTTCGACAACCCCGGCAACGGCGATTCTGCCCATAGCTACGGCGGCGCGTCCGGCTCTGGTGACGGCGAAGTCACCCTGAGCTGGGAGCGGCCCACGTCGCGAGAGGACGGGACCACGTTCATGGCAAGCGAAGTGGACCACTACGAGATCGCCTACGGCAGCAGCAGTGATGACTACACGGAGACCTTCGAAACGGCGAACACGTCCGCCCGCATCAACTCGCTGCCCACTGGCGAAAGCTACTACTTCACGGTGCGTGTCCGCGACACCAGCGGCCTGATCAGTGAGTTTGCGCCGGAAATCTCTGCGACGGTCGACTAG
- a CDS encoding fibronectin type III domain-containing protein: protein MFPIFNINNCARSPALLTALALSLAMGLAGCVEESDGGETDTLIEDGRETGSDNGSGETETPPEDEDDDDSGSTPPDDATEEDGDQDDGSAGGSDGALPPEDDTDDGQNDEEGSDEGSDEGSDDEGDDGSSDDEDATSGEVTLSWEPPTSREDGSDFMAAEVGYYEVAYGPEPGEYAQTFETINTSAKINALNAGATYYFTVRVHDDGGLTSEYATEVSKTIN, encoded by the coding sequence GTGTTTCCAATCTTCAATATCAACAACTGCGCCCGAAGCCCGGCGCTGCTTACCGCCCTGGCCCTGAGCCTTGCCATGGGCCTCGCCGGCTGCGTCGAGGAAAGCGACGGTGGCGAAACGGACACCCTTATCGAGGATGGCCGCGAGACCGGGTCCGACAACGGCTCCGGTGAAACCGAGACGCCCCCGGAAGATGAGGACGATGACGACTCCGGCAGCACACCCCCGGACGATGCCACGGAAGAGGACGGGGACCAGGACGACGGCTCCGCCGGCGGCTCGGACGGTGCTCTTCCCCCGGAAGACGATACTGACGACGGCCAGAATGACGAAGAGGGCTCCGACGAGGGCTCTGATGAAGGCTCCGATGACGAGGGCGATGACGGCTCCAGCGACGACGAAGACGCCACCAGCGGCGAAGTCACACTCTCCTGGGAGCCCCCGACATCCCGGGAGGATGGATCGGATTTCATGGCCGCTGAAGTGGGCTACTACGAAGTGGCGTACGGCCCGGAGCCCGGCGAGTATGCACAGACCTTCGAAACCATCAACACATCGGCGAAGATCAACGCCCTGAACGCCGGTGCCACCTACTACTTCACCGTGCGCGTCCACGATGACGGCGGCCTGACCAGCGAGTACGCGACGGAGGTTTCAAAGACGATCAACTAA
- a CDS encoding IS5 family transposase, giving the protein MQRSFSDLEYAGKKKVTRRERFLNGIDAVVPWAALVAELEAFYPKGGKRGRPPIGLERMLRMYIAQQCFGLSDEGIEDAIYDSQAIRQFVGIDLAREDAPDATTLLKFRRLLERHGLTRTIFEAINAHLAEQGLMLREGTIVDATLIAAPPSTKNRDSARDPEMHQTKKGNQYYFGMKAHVGSDAHTGLVHSLKSTAANVADVTQTHHLLHGDEADVFGDSGYQGADKRAETVGTEVDWHIAMKRGQRRALTTSSLDRLRDATEQAKAKVRARGEHAFHVVKNLFGHRKVRYRGIAKNEAQLFALFGLANLVLAQRRMPALQGRTPS; this is encoded by the coding sequence ATGCAGCGAAGCTTCTCTGATCTTGAGTACGCCGGGAAGAAGAAGGTCACCCGCCGGGAGCGATTCCTCAACGGCATCGACGCCGTCGTACCGTGGGCGGCGCTGGTTGCCGAGCTCGAAGCCTTCTACCCGAAGGGCGGCAAGCGCGGTCGACCGCCGATTGGCCTGGAGCGGATGCTGCGGATGTACATCGCGCAGCAGTGCTTCGGGCTCTCGGACGAAGGCATCGAGGACGCCATCTACGACAGCCAGGCGATCCGGCAGTTTGTTGGTATCGACCTGGCCCGAGAGGACGCCCCGGATGCGACCACGCTGCTCAAGTTCCGGCGTCTGTTGGAGCGCCACGGGCTCACCCGCACCATCTTCGAAGCCATCAACGCGCACCTTGCCGAACAGGGCCTGATGCTGCGCGAGGGCACCATTGTTGATGCCACGCTGATTGCCGCGCCGCCATCGACGAAGAACCGGGACAGCGCCCGGGATCCGGAGATGCACCAGACCAAGAAGGGCAACCAGTACTACTTTGGCATGAAGGCGCATGTGGGCAGCGATGCCCACACTGGTCTCGTTCACTCGTTGAAGAGCACGGCGGCCAACGTGGCCGACGTCACCCAGACGCATCACCTGCTCCACGGTGATGAAGCCGATGTCTTCGGCGACTCGGGCTACCAGGGCGCGGACAAGCGCGCCGAGACCGTGGGCACTGAGGTTGACTGGCACATTGCCATGAAGCGCGGTCAGCGCCGAGCACTCACCACCAGCAGTCTCGACCGGCTGCGGGACGCCACTGAGCAGGCCAAGGCGAAAGTACGGGCGCGTGGCGAGCATGCTTTCCATGTGGTCAAGAACCTCTTCGGGCATCGCAAGGTGCGCTATCGCGGCATTGCCAAGAACGAAGCGCAGCTCTTTGCGCTGTTCGGTCTTGCGAATCTGGTGCTCGCGCAGCGACGAATGCCGGCGCTCCAAGGGAGGACTCCGTCCTGA
- the uvrA gene encoding excinuclease ABC subunit UvrA — MSHDVIRIKGARQNNLRNLDIDLPLGELVVLTGVSGSGKSSLAFDTVYSEGQRRYVETFSPYARQFLDRMDKPAVDAIEGIPPSIAIDQNNPVRTSRSTVGTMTELNDHLKLLFARTAQLYCGGCGQRVQKDDPESIAARLLARAEGQRAMVVATVAVPRGLTAKELKGLLESQGYTRFHRTLKNRVEVVVDRVRLADDRRDRLVEALESGLHLGRGNVAVHPLDDDRKPLDPWRFSADFHCADCDIHYQAPSSSLFSFNSPVGACETCRGFGRVMGIDYSLVIPDENKTLAEGCIRPFQSGRSAECQTDLMRYARRAGIATDIPWKDLPQHHRDWVIEGEGGWNQRCWYGVRRYFDWVERKSYKMHMRVLLSRYRSYDRCPECDGARLKPEPLLWRVGGHDEVDRVVARDHRYRPQGARLEHERFLGLPGLNLQDMLNLPLGRLREYFDHVHLPAPLDEAAELLLDGIRGRLRYLTQVGLGYLTLDRQSRTLSGGEVQRINLTTALGTSLVNTLFVLDEPSIGLHPRDMGRIIEVMHRLRDAGNSLLVVEHDPDVMRAANRILDIGPGPGERGGNIVCFDTPDTVAGTEGSLTGDYLAGRRSVAEARPSVRHDPPEHWLRLRGATEHNLQGLDVDIPLERLVCVTGVSGSGKSTLVTDVLFATLARRKGHATNPAGHLDSLEGDEHLDDVVLVDQSPIGKTTRSNPASYVGAFEAIRKAYAAEPLARERGYKPGTFSFNGGAGRCPTCGGNGFEHVEMQFLSDVYIRCPDCDGRRYRDEVLEVKLPPAAGVDDAPRSIAEALELTVTEAVRFFGDSREIRNRLEPLEAVGLGYIKLGQPVPTLSGGEAQRVKLAGHLGEAARRRKGQGRNLFLFDEPTTGLHFADVAVLLQAFERLLEAGHSLMVIEHNLDVIATSDWLIDLGPEGGDQGGTVVAAGTPDAVMAVEASHTGKALRDYRAINGPVGAAQAATPPEAANGELTGDGDGQQAMVAACAAPTEASAVAEAPAAYHQPNAITIHHAREHNLKNIDIRIPRNKLTVITGLSGSGKSTVAFDILFNEGQRRYLESLNAYARQIVQPASRPDVEAIFGIPPTVAIEQRTSRGGRKSTVATMTEVHHFLRLLYVKLGTQYCPDCDVPIQAQTPEAICARILSDYRGTEITLLAPLIAARKGVYTDLAKWAANKGFEQLRVDNDYLPTADWPRLDRFREHDIDLPVATLTVDPANENALRTAVEHALEYGKHTLKLAAGGATDVVFSSERACPSCGTSFEEPDPRMFSYNSKHGWCPSCFGTGQVLPGFDAEQTGEENAWNEDDAEPVTCPTCDGQRLNPVALAMRFKDRNIAAISEQSVANAAGWAQRLTLEGRDAAVAQDILPELRNRLDFLQQVGLGYLALDRGAPTLSGGEAQRIRLAAQLGSNLQGVCYVLDEPTIGLHPRDNRMLLDTLQRLEGKGNTIVVVEHDEDTIRRAEHVIDLGPGAGVNGGRVVAEGTVDALLKNPDSVTGRALSNPLQHPLRGERRGFPAEQTLAVRQASLHNLAGVDVDIPLQRLVCVTGVSGSGKSSLVRGVLQSGLKRLTGRRPSDPVPTLDGCAGITGAGYVDRVLEVDQTPIGKTPRSCPATYIGFWDDIRRLYANTEEARVRGYNAGRFSFNTKDGRCPGCDGQGVKKVEMSFLPDVTVPCELCFGLRFTQETLAVTYKDKSIGDVLKMSVDEAVEFFGAHPKIHHALQLLQAVGLGYLTLGQQSPTLSGGEAQRIKLVTELAKARPNMKGRQQQHTVYVLDEPTVGLHMADVEKLIHVLHRLVDAGNTVVLIEHNLDLIAEADWLIDLGPEGGDGGGNVVARGVPDDVAVKDAGHSHTARILAEFLGDESGDTVAPTQQKK; from the coding sequence ATGTCCCACGACGTGATCCGCATCAAGGGCGCCCGCCAGAACAACCTCCGCAATCTCGACATCGACCTGCCCCTGGGCGAGCTGGTGGTGCTCACCGGGGTGTCCGGCTCGGGCAAGTCGTCCCTGGCCTTCGACACCGTGTACTCCGAGGGCCAGCGGCGTTACGTGGAGACCTTCTCGCCCTACGCGCGGCAGTTCCTGGACCGCATGGACAAGCCGGCGGTGGACGCCATCGAGGGCATCCCGCCCTCCATTGCCATCGACCAGAACAACCCGGTGCGCACGTCCCGCTCCACCGTGGGCACCATGACCGAGCTCAACGACCACCTGAAGCTGCTGTTCGCGCGCACGGCGCAGCTCTACTGCGGCGGCTGCGGCCAGCGCGTGCAGAAGGACGACCCGGAGAGCATTGCCGCGCGCCTGCTCGCCCGCGCCGAGGGGCAGCGGGCCATGGTGGTGGCCACGGTGGCCGTACCCAGGGGGCTCACCGCCAAGGAGCTGAAGGGGCTGCTGGAAAGCCAGGGCTACACCCGATTCCACAGGACGCTGAAGAACCGCGTGGAGGTGGTGGTGGACCGGGTGCGCCTGGCCGATGACCGGCGCGATCGCCTGGTGGAGGCGCTGGAATCCGGTCTGCACCTGGGCCGCGGCAACGTGGCCGTGCATCCGCTGGACGATGACCGCAAGCCGCTGGATCCCTGGCGCTTCTCCGCAGACTTCCACTGCGCCGACTGCGACATCCACTACCAGGCGCCCTCCTCCAGCCTGTTCTCGTTCAACTCGCCGGTGGGTGCCTGCGAGACCTGCCGCGGCTTCGGCCGGGTCATGGGCATCGACTACTCGCTGGTGATCCCGGACGAGAACAAGACTCTGGCCGAGGGCTGCATCCGCCCGTTCCAGTCCGGCCGCTCGGCGGAGTGCCAGACGGATCTCATGCGCTATGCGCGCCGGGCGGGCATTGCCACGGACATCCCCTGGAAGGACCTGCCTCAGCATCACCGCGACTGGGTGATCGAGGGCGAAGGCGGCTGGAACCAGCGCTGCTGGTACGGTGTGCGCCGCTACTTCGACTGGGTCGAGCGCAAGAGCTACAAGATGCACATGCGGGTGCTGCTCTCCCGCTACCGCAGCTACGACCGCTGCCCCGAGTGCGACGGCGCCCGCCTGAAACCAGAACCGCTGCTGTGGCGCGTGGGCGGACATGACGAGGTCGATCGCGTCGTGGCGCGGGACCATCGCTACCGGCCGCAGGGGGCGCGCCTGGAACACGAACGCTTCCTGGGTCTGCCGGGGCTCAACCTGCAGGACATGCTCAACCTGCCGCTGGGGCGCCTGCGAGAGTACTTCGATCACGTTCACCTGCCGGCGCCGCTGGACGAGGCCGCCGAACTCCTGCTCGACGGCATCCGCGGCCGCCTGCGGTATCTCACCCAGGTGGGGCTGGGCTATCTCACCCTGGACCGGCAGTCGCGCACGCTCTCCGGCGGCGAGGTCCAGCGCATCAACCTGACCACGGCGCTGGGCACGTCGCTGGTGAACACCCTGTTCGTGCTGGACGAGCCCAGCATCGGCCTGCACCCGCGCGACATGGGCCGCATCATCGAGGTGATGCATCGCCTGCGCGACGCCGGCAACTCGCTGCTGGTGGTGGAGCACGACCCGGACGTCATGCGCGCCGCCAACCGCATCCTCGACATCGGCCCCGGGCCGGGCGAGCGCGGCGGCAACATCGTCTGCTTCGACACCCCCGACACGGTGGCCGGCACCGAGGGCTCGCTCACCGGCGACTACCTGGCCGGCCGGCGCAGCGTCGCCGAGGCGCGACCAAGCGTCCGCCACGACCCGCCGGAACACTGGCTGCGCCTGCGGGGCGCCACCGAGCACAACCTGCAGGGGCTGGACGTGGACATCCCCCTGGAGCGGCTGGTGTGCGTCACCGGCGTCTCCGGTTCGGGCAAGTCGACCCTGGTCACCGACGTGCTCTTCGCCACCCTGGCCCGCCGCAAGGGCCACGCCACCAACCCGGCCGGCCACCTGGACTCACTGGAAGGCGACGAGCACCTGGACGATGTGGTGCTGGTGGACCAGTCCCCCATCGGCAAGACCACCCGCTCCAACCCGGCCAGCTACGTGGGCGCCTTCGAGGCGATCCGCAAGGCCTACGCCGCCGAGCCGCTGGCCAGGGAACGCGGCTACAAGCCCGGCACCTTCAGCTTCAACGGCGGCGCCGGACGTTGCCCCACCTGCGGCGGCAACGGCTTCGAGCACGTGGAGATGCAGTTCCTCTCCGACGTCTACATCCGCTGCCCGGACTGCGACGGCCGGCGCTACCGCGACGAGGTGCTGGAGGTGAAGCTGCCGCCGGCAGCCGGCGTGGACGACGCCCCCCGCTCCATCGCCGAGGCGCTGGAGCTCACGGTCACCGAGGCGGTGCGCTTTTTCGGCGACAGCCGCGAGATCCGCAACCGGCTGGAGCCGCTGGAGGCGGTGGGGCTCGGTTACATCAAGCTGGGCCAGCCCGTGCCGACGCTCTCCGGCGGCGAGGCCCAGCGGGTGAAGCTGGCCGGCCACCTGGGGGAAGCGGCCCGGCGGCGCAAGGGCCAGGGCCGCAACCTGTTTCTGTTCGACGAGCCCACCACCGGGCTGCACTTCGCGGACGTGGCGGTGCTGCTGCAGGCCTTCGAGCGGCTGCTGGAAGCGGGCCACTCGCTGATGGTGATCGAGCACAACCTGGACGTTATCGCCACGTCCGACTGGCTCATCGACCTGGGGCCGGAGGGCGGTGACCAGGGCGGTACCGTGGTGGCGGCGGGGACGCCGGATGCCGTGATGGCGGTGGAGGCGAGCCATACCGGCAAGGCGCTGCGGGATTACCGGGCAATCAACGGCCCTGTAGGAGCGGCGCAAGCCGCGACGCCGCCGGAGGCGGCGAATGGCGAGCTGACGGGCGACGGCGATGGGCAGCAGGCGATGGTCGCGGCTTGCGCCGCTCCTACAGAGGCATCTGCCGTCGCCGAGGCACCCGCCGCCTACCACCAGCCGAACGCCATCACCATTCACCACGCCCGGGAGCACAACCTCAAGAACATCGACATCCGCATTCCGCGCAACAAGCTCACGGTGATCACCGGCCTGTCCGGCTCCGGCAAGAGCACCGTGGCCTTCGACATCCTCTTCAACGAGGGGCAGCGGCGGTACCTGGAGTCGCTGAACGCCTACGCGCGGCAGATCGTGCAGCCCGCCAGCCGGCCGGACGTGGAGGCCATCTTCGGCATCCCGCCCACGGTGGCCATCGAGCAGCGCACCAGCCGCGGCGGGCGGAAGTCCACCGTGGCCACCATGACCGAGGTGCACCACTTCCTGCGGCTGCTATACGTGAAGCTGGGCACCCAGTACTGCCCGGACTGCGACGTGCCCATCCAGGCGCAGACGCCGGAGGCCATCTGCGCGCGCATCCTCTCGGACTACCGTGGCACGGAGATCACCCTGCTGGCGCCGCTCATCGCCGCACGCAAGGGCGTATACACGGATCTCGCCAAGTGGGCGGCCAACAAGGGGTTCGAACAGCTTCGGGTGGACAACGATTACCTGCCCACCGCCGACTGGCCGCGGCTGGACCGGTTCCGCGAGCACGATATCGACCTCCCGGTGGCCACGCTCACCGTGGACCCGGCCAACGAAAACGCCCTGCGCACCGCCGTTGAACACGCTCTCGAGTACGGCAAGCACACCCTGAAGCTCGCCGCGGGGGGCGCGACGGACGTGGTGTTCTCCAGCGAGCGCGCCTGCCCCTCCTGCGGCACCAGCTTCGAAGAACCGGACCCGCGGATGTTCTCCTACAACTCCAAGCACGGCTGGTGCCCGTCGTGCTTCGGCACCGGGCAGGTACTGCCGGGCTTCGACGCCGAGCAGACCGGCGAGGAGAACGCCTGGAACGAGGATGACGCCGAACCGGTGACCTGCCCCACCTGCGACGGCCAGCGGCTCAACCCGGTGGCGCTGGCGATGCGTTTCAAGGACCGCAACATCGCCGCCATTTCGGAACAGTCCGTGGCGAATGCCGCCGGGTGGGCCCAGCGCCTGACCCTGGAAGGCCGCGATGCGGCCGTCGCCCAGGACATCCTGCCGGAGCTGCGCAACCGGCTGGACTTCCTGCAGCAGGTGGGGCTGGGCTATCTCGCGCTGGACCGGGGCGCACCGACGCTCTCCGGCGGTGAGGCCCAGCGCATCCGCCTGGCCGCGCAGCTCGGCTCCAACCTCCAGGGGGTGTGCTACGTGCTGGACGAGCCCACCATCGGCCTGCACCCGCGGGACAACCGCATGTTGCTGGACACGCTCCAGCGCCTGGAGGGCAAGGGCAACACCATCGTGGTGGTGGAGCACGACGAAGACACCATCCGCCGCGCCGAACACGTCATCGACCTGGGCCCGGGAGCCGGGGTGAACGGCGGCCGCGTGGTGGCCGAGGGCACCGTGGACGCGCTGCTGAAGAACCCGGACTCCGTCACCGGCCGGGCACTGTCCAACCCGTTGCAGCACCCGCTGCGCGGCGAGCGGCGCGGCTTCCCGGCGGAGCAGACCCTGGCCGTGCGTCAGGCCAGCCTGCACAACCTGGCCGGGGTGGACGTGGACATCCCGCTGCAGCGGCTGGTGTGCGTCACCGGCGTGTCCGGCAGCGGCAAGTCGTCGCTGGTGCGGGGCGTGCTGCAGTCGGGGCTGAAGCGACTCACCGGCCGTCGCCCCAGCGACCCGGTGCCCACCCTCGACGGCTGCGCGGGCATCACCGGCGCGGGCTACGTGGACCGGGTGCTGGAAGTGGACCAGACCCCCATCGGCAAGACGCCGCGCTCCTGCCCGGCCACTTACATCGGCTTCTGGGACGACATCCGCCGGCTCTATGCCAATACCGAAGAGGCGCGGGTGCGCGGCTACAACGCCGGGCGGTTCTCGTTCAACACCAAGGACGGCCGCTGCCCCGGCTGCGACGGCCAGGGCGTGAAGAAGGTGGAAATGAGCTTTCTGCCGGACGTCACCGTGCCCTGCGAGCTGTGCTTTGGCCTGCGATTCACGCAGGAGACACTGGCGGTGACCTACAAGGACAAATCCATCGGCGACGTGCTCAAAATGAGCGTGGACGAGGCGGTGGAATTCTTCGGCGCCCACCCGAAAATCCACCATGCCCTGCAGCTCCTGCAGGCGGTGGGCCTGGGGTACCTCACCCTCGGGCAGCAGAGCCCGACACTGTCCGGCGGCGAAGCCCAGCGCATCAAGCTGGTCACCGAGCTGGCCAAGGCACGGCCGAACATGAAGGGTCGCCAGCAGCAGCACACGGTGTACGTGCTGGATGAACCCACCGTGGGCCTGCACATGGCCGACGTGGAGAAGCTCATCCACGTGCTCCACCGGCTGGTGGACGCCGGCAACACGGTGGTGCTCATCGAGCACAACCTGGACCTGATCGCCGAAGCGGACTGGCTCATCGATCTCGGACCGGAGGGCGGCGACGGCGGCGGCAATGTCGTCGCCCGGGGCGTCCCGGACGATGTCGCCGTCAAGGACGCCGGGCACTCCCATACAGCACGTATCCTGGCCGAGTTTCTCGGCGACGAAAGCGGCGACACTGTCGCCCCGACCCAACAGAAAAAATGA